In Ignavibacteriales bacterium, a single window of DNA contains:
- a CDS encoding HNH endonuclease, translating to MNSKVLILNQNYEPMSVCNVKKAIILLYLGKAELIEASNGQLVHSVSMNMPFPSIVRLGIYVHIPYKKIILSRKNILRRDGHRCQYCGRTDLPLTVDHIIPKSHLGEDSWENLVAACVHCNNKKGDRTPEESHLKLLRKPLRPNHVSFIRHFVGTVDDGWKPYLYMN from the coding sequence CTGAACAGCAAAGTGCTCATTCTCAATCAAAATTACGAACCAATGAGCGTTTGCAATGTTAAGAAAGCTATTATATTATTATACCTTGGAAAAGCTGAACTCATAGAAGCCTCGAATGGTCAGTTGGTTCATTCTGTATCTATGAACATGCCTTTCCCAAGCATTGTACGGCTTGGTATCTACGTTCATATTCCTTATAAGAAAATTATACTCTCGCGTAAAAACATTCTTCGCCGGGATGGACATCGGTGTCAATATTGCGGCAGGACAGATCTGCCGCTGACGGTTGATCATATCATCCCCAAATCGCACTTGGGTGAAGATTCGTGGGAGAATCTAGTTGCAGCTTGCGTACACTGCAATAATAAAAAGGGAGATCGCACACCGGAAGAGTCGCATCTCAAACTGTTGCGAAAACCGTTACGTCCCAATCATGTTTCGTTCATCCGTCATTTTGTCGGCACTGTTGATGATGGATGGAAGCCATATCTTTATATGAATTAA
- a CDS encoding Do family serine endopeptidase: MSKKSIIASALLIVMGVVFSFVLGPRLACESQIKLGGAPPINNPDYKSLSKAFIDVSKAVSPTVVSITITTKVKNEKDQKDSEWFFHFFGPEGQRQPQVPQMEGGSGFVISPDGYIMTNNHVVVEADEKKIEVTFSDGKKEKAKIIGTDPTTDLAIIKVERKDLSVAALGNSDDVEIGEMVMAVGNPLGLEGTVTSGIVSATGRSIGILRQEGVGNLGIENFIQTDAAINPGNSGGPLVNLRGEVVGINSAIATTNQRYQGYGFAIPINLAKVVAEDLIKNGKVRRGYLGVMISPIDDKMAKALGLEKPEGALIQEVQKDGAAEEAGIKAGDVVISIDGKNVKASNELQSLIARKHPGEKVSLKIFRDGKNIEKSVTLRARDEDKDIAKNADDEKSKEDENSETASSKTVTFENLGLSVQALTSDIKKQSKVDNGIIVSNVVPMGEAFNNGLAQGDIILQADKKDINSTKDLKSIIEKKKGGDAILLRIKRGETVSFIALQLPKE, encoded by the coding sequence ATGTCAAAAAAATCAATTATCGCTTCTGCTCTTCTTATAGTAATGGGTGTTGTATTCAGTTTTGTTTTAGGTCCGCGTTTAGCGTGTGAATCTCAAATAAAATTAGGAGGCGCTCCACCGATTAACAATCCCGATTATAAATCGCTGAGCAAAGCATTCATCGATGTCAGCAAAGCAGTTTCACCGACAGTTGTTTCCATTACGATAACCACAAAAGTCAAGAATGAAAAAGATCAAAAGGATAGCGAATGGTTTTTCCATTTCTTCGGACCCGAAGGTCAGCGGCAGCCACAAGTACCTCAAATGGAAGGTGGTTCCGGTTTTGTAATCAGTCCTGATGGTTATATCATGACAAATAATCACGTCGTAGTAGAAGCGGATGAAAAGAAAATTGAAGTGACTTTCAGTGATGGGAAAAAAGAGAAGGCGAAAATAATTGGAACAGATCCTACAACCGATCTTGCCATCATTAAAGTGGAAAGAAAAGATTTAAGCGTGGCGGCATTGGGAAATTCGGATGATGTGGAAATCGGTGAGATGGTCATGGCTGTCGGAAATCCGCTGGGATTAGAAGGCACAGTAACATCCGGTATCGTAAGTGCAACAGGAAGATCGATTGGAATTTTGAGGCAAGAAGGTGTTGGAAATTTAGGGATCGAAAATTTCATTCAAACCGATGCGGCAATTAATCCCGGAAACAGCGGTGGTCCGCTTGTTAACCTTCGTGGTGAAGTTGTTGGGATAAACTCGGCGATCGCTACAACGAATCAAAGATACCAGGGATATGGATTTGCCATTCCAATTAATCTCGCTAAAGTAGTCGCGGAAGATTTAATCAAGAACGGAAAAGTTCGCAGAGGTTATCTCGGAGTCATGATTTCTCCGATAGACGATAAGATGGCAAAAGCATTGGGATTGGAAAAACCGGAAGGTGCATTGATTCAGGAAGTCCAAAAAGATGGTGCCGCTGAAGAGGCGGGTATTAAAGCTGGTGATGTCGTAATTTCCATCGACGGTAAAAACGTGAAAGCATCGAACGAATTACAATCATTGATCGCCCGAAAACATCCCGGCGAAAAAGTATCTCTGAAAATTTTCAGAGACGGAAAAAATATTGAAAAATCGGTAACCCTCCGTGCAAGAGATGAAGATAAAGATATCGCGAAGAATGCTGACGACGAAAAATCGAAAGAAGATGAAAATTCAGAAACAGCTTCATCAAAGACGGTAACATTTGAGAATTTAGGATTATCCGTTCAAGCATTAACAAGTGATATCAAAAAGCAATCGAAAGTTGATAATGGAATCATCGTTTCGAATGTTGTTCCAATGGGTGAAGCATTCAATAACGGACTCGCTCAGGGCGATATCATTCTTCAGGCAGATAAAAAAGATATTAACTCAACCAAAGATTTAAAAAGTATTATCGAAAAGAAAAAAGGGGGAGACGCGATTCTCCTTAGAATAAAAAGAGGTGAGACCGTGTCCTTTATCGCTCTTCAACTGCCTAAAGAATAA
- the trpS gene encoding tryptophan--tRNA ligase — MEAISLYELTAKDKVVLQNKKRILSGMRPTGKLHLGHLVGALENWVALQNDYENYHLIADYHALTTNLDTKDLYQNSIDMMIDWLAAGIDPGKSPMFRQSQIKEHAELFMIFSMLITTARLERNPTLKDQVRDLNIENVIYGHLGYPVLQSADILLYKGNAVPVGEDQVPHIEITREIARRFNQQYGDVFPEPEAKLTKFARLPGLDGNIKMSKSAGNTILLSESPEEIKSKLKKAVTDPQKIRKGDPGRPEVCLVFTYHQKFNPTETPEIDAGCRSGVLGCVDCKMKAAAEISEYLNPFREKRMYYESHQEEVKEILSSGEVKAKKLAAQTMSEVRTAMKLG, encoded by the coding sequence ATGGAAGCCATATCTTTATATGAATTAACCGCAAAGGACAAAGTAGTATTGCAAAATAAAAAAAGAATTTTAAGTGGAATGCGCCCGACAGGCAAACTTCACCTCGGTCATCTTGTGGGCGCACTCGAAAATTGGGTGGCTTTGCAAAACGATTACGAAAATTATCACCTCATAGCAGATTATCACGCCTTAACGACAAATCTCGATACCAAAGATCTATATCAGAATTCAATAGATATGATGATAGATTGGTTGGCAGCGGGTATAGATCCGGGAAAAAGTCCGATGTTCCGTCAATCTCAAATAAAAGAGCACGCGGAATTATTTATGATATTTTCCATGCTCATCACAACTGCCCGGCTTGAAAGAAATCCAACTCTCAAAGATCAGGTACGTGATCTGAATATCGAAAATGTTATCTATGGACATTTGGGTTATCCAGTACTTCAATCGGCAGATATTCTATTGTATAAAGGGAATGCTGTACCGGTTGGTGAAGATCAGGTTCCTCATATTGAAATCACGAGGGAAATCGCACGCCGTTTTAATCAACAATACGGCGATGTGTTCCCAGAACCGGAGGCGAAGCTGACAAAATTTGCCCGGCTTCCCGGTCTTGACGGAAATATAAAAATGAGCAAGTCAGCCGGCAACACAATTCTTTTATCCGAATCACCAGAAGAAATCAAATCGAAATTAAAGAAAGCCGTAACAGATCCGCAAAAAATTCGCAAGGGTGATCCGGGCAGACCCGAAGTATGTTTGGTCTTTACATATCATCAAAAATTCAATCCGACAGAAACCCCAGAAATCGATGCCGGATGCCGCAGTGGTGTGCTCGGCTGTGTTGATTGTAAAATGAAAGCTGCCGCTGAAATTTCGGAATACCTGAATCCATTCAGGGAGAAAAGAATGTACTATGAATCTCATCAAGAGGAAGTTAAAGAGATTTTAAGCAGTGGAGAGGTGAAGGCAAAAAAGCTTGCCGCTCAAACTATGTCTGAAGTTCGCACTGCTATGAAGTTGGGATGA
- a CDS encoding T9SS type A sorting domain-containing protein: MKIKIYNLLGQEVATLVDEMQDAGYKSVEWNASSLSSGVYIYRLSAGSFTDLKKLVLVK; this comes from the coding sequence GTGAAAATAAAAATTTATAATCTTCTCGGTCAGGAAGTGGCAACGCTTGTTGATGAGATGCAAGATGCAGGATACAAGTCGGTTGAATGGAATGCAAGCTCGCTGTCGAGTGGTGTTTATATATATCGTTTGTCGGCAGGTTCATTCACGGATTTGAAGAAGTTAGTGCTGGTGAAGTAA
- a CDS encoding sugar kinase, whose product MSLLVVGSLAIDTIETPFGRVENVLGGSSTYISIAASYFIKPIRLVGVVGDDFSSEYIKMLEDREIDLEGMQVIAGGKTFRWGGRYHYDLNVRDTLYTDLNVFQHFNPVIPKSYKKTTYVCLGNIDPVLQQRVLEQIEKPRLVVGDTMNFWIKGKNSELKKTLKLLDVLILNESEARELTNEPNLIKAGKAVRDLGPRIVVIKKGEHGALLFTPATIFSAPAYPLENIYDPTGAGDTFAGGFIGWIAKTDDISDDNLKRAVIYGSTMASFCVEKFSLDRFENLTTLEIHDRFHSFRELSHFDEDFSDKK is encoded by the coding sequence ATGAGTTTGCTGGTAGTTGGATCGCTTGCGATTGATACAATTGAAACTCCATTCGGCAGGGTGGAAAATGTTTTGGGTGGTTCATCCACATATATATCCATTGCGGCAAGTTATTTTATCAAGCCCATACGTTTGGTAGGAGTGGTGGGTGATGATTTTTCGAGTGAATATATAAAAATGCTTGAAGATCGTGAAATTGATCTGGAAGGTATGCAGGTTATCGCGGGCGGTAAAACTTTCAGATGGGGAGGGAGGTATCATTACGATCTCAATGTGCGCGATACCCTCTATACGGATTTAAATGTTTTTCAACACTTCAATCCGGTTATACCAAAATCGTACAAGAAGACAACTTACGTATGCCTCGGCAATATCGATCCTGTTCTACAGCAGCGTGTTTTAGAGCAAATAGAAAAACCGCGCCTTGTTGTTGGCGACACGATGAACTTCTGGATTAAAGGTAAAAATTCTGAACTGAAAAAAACACTCAAGCTGTTAGACGTTCTAATATTAAACGAATCGGAGGCACGCGAGTTAACTAACGAACCAAATCTAATCAAAGCAGGGAAAGCTGTGAGAGATTTGGGTCCACGGATTGTCGTGATAAAAAAAGGAGAACATGGCGCACTTCTCTTCACTCCTGCTACGATATTTTCTGCGCCGGCATATCCACTGGAAAATATTTACGATCCTACCGGTGCCGGTGATACATTCGCGGGCGGATTTATCGGTTGGATTGCGAAAACCGATGATATCTCGGATGATAATCTGAAACGAGCCGTGATTTACGGAAGTACAATGGCATCGTTTTGTGTGGAAAAATTCAGCTTAGATAGGTTCGAAAATTTAACAACTCTTGAAATACACGATCGCTTTCATTCGTTCCGCGAGTTGTCTCATTTTGATGAAGATTTTTCAGATAAAAAATAA
- a CDS encoding insulinase family protein produces the protein MKVLLAILFLVIFMNISTIAQIDVKFEQYNLDNGLTVILHEDHNAPVASVTVMYHVGSKNEKPKRTGFAHLFEHMMFQGSQHVGDNEHFKLLQEVGANVNGFTQQDGTTYFEVLPSNFVELGLYLEADRMGFLLSAMTQEKLDNQRDVVKNERRQNYENRPYGLADEKIAKALYPATHPYSWPVIGYMEDLSAASLDDVKDFFKTYYAPNNACLVVSGDINPEDVKPMIQKYFGSIPKGNSFDRPQAVPVSLEKEARIFYEDKVQLPRLNLTWHSAAGNTRDDAVMSVFSDILTNGKSSRFYKSLVYDKQIAQSVRASQGGSEIAGEFQIQITPKPGKNLTEMEKAIDEILSDVFKNGVTQDEIDKSVTGTEVQIVNRSATVLGKGNTLAASYFLTGDANNINRQMEFYKNITPKEVIEVAKKYLQQPKVVLSVVPLGKPELAAKKGE, from the coding sequence ATGAAAGTTTTACTCGCAATTTTATTTTTGGTGATATTTATGAATATATCCACCATAGCGCAAATAGATGTTAAGTTTGAGCAGTATAATCTGGATAACGGATTGACTGTAATCCTTCATGAAGATCATAACGCGCCGGTTGCTTCGGTGACGGTTATGTATCATGTCGGCTCGAAAAACGAGAAACCTAAACGGACAGGTTTCGCTCACCTGTTCGAGCATATGATGTTCCAAGGGTCGCAGCACGTTGGCGACAATGAACATTTTAAATTGCTTCAGGAAGTTGGGGCAAACGTAAACGGATTCACACAGCAAGATGGCACAACATATTTCGAAGTTTTGCCGAGCAATTTCGTCGAGCTTGGTTTGTATCTTGAGGCAGACCGAATGGGATTCCTGCTGTCGGCGATGACGCAGGAAAAATTAGACAACCAGCGCGACGTAGTGAAAAACGAACGCCGGCAAAATTACGAGAACCGTCCGTACGGGCTTGCGGATGAAAAAATTGCTAAAGCTCTTTACCCCGCAACTCATCCTTATAGCTGGCCCGTGATAGGATATATGGAAGATTTATCTGCCGCTTCTTTGGATGATGTGAAAGATTTTTTTAAAACATATTACGCGCCGAACAATGCCTGTTTGGTTGTTTCAGGCGATATCAATCCGGAAGATGTGAAACCGATGATTCAAAAATATTTTGGATCAATACCCAAGGGCAATTCATTCGATCGTCCGCAGGCAGTCCCTGTTTCTCTGGAAAAAGAGGCAAGAATATTTTACGAAGACAAAGTCCAATTACCAAGATTAAATCTCACCTGGCACAGTGCTGCCGGAAACACGCGAGATGATGCTGTGATGTCGGTATTCTCAGATATACTCACAAACGGCAAGAGCTCTCGCTTCTATAAATCATTGGTCTATGATAAGCAGATTGCTCAATCGGTTCGGGCATCTCAGGGTGGATCGGAAATAGCAGGAGAATTCCAGATCCAGATTACACCGAAACCCGGTAAGAATCTCACCGAAATGGAGAAAGCCATCGACGAAATTCTCTCCGATGTTTTTAAAAATGGTGTAACTCAAGACGAAATCGATAAATCTGTCACAGGAACTGAAGTGCAGATTGTGAATCGCAGTGCAACAGTTCTTGGCAAAGGGAATACTTTAGCCGCCAGTTACTTCCTTACCGGTGATGCGAACAATATTAACCGCCAGATGGAATTTTATAAAAACATCACACCTAAGGAAGTTATAGAAGTTGCAAAAAAATATTTACAACAGCCGAAAGTTGTGTTAAGCGTTGTACCGCTCGGTAAACCCGAACTAGCCGCGAAGAAAGGAGAATGA
- the recO gene encoding DNA repair protein RecO, whose protein sequence is MSVIEKTEAIVLRSVDFRESSKIVTFYTKKFGKIAGIVKGAKQTKNKFGSSLEPMSYVSLVFYFKEGRDVQTVSSCDIVKPFRKLFDDIDKMTVGMGIIELLNNVTLDRHENIQLFTHVVNSLNSINSATKNAKNLFFYFEYHLARLLGFGLQFDHCVQCDKILSHVVDGNRYHYSIDRGGLICSKCSGMTGTQFEISSELLKIFREIFSSNNIDLIIETEIASVNGEMIQNFLWTYLQYHLPNLHSLKTLTVLGKIV, encoded by the coding sequence ATGAGCGTCATCGAAAAAACGGAGGCGATCGTTTTAAGATCGGTTGATTTTCGCGAATCGAGTAAGATAGTTACTTTCTACACAAAAAAGTTCGGCAAAATCGCGGGGATAGTCAAAGGGGCGAAGCAGACGAAAAATAAATTCGGATCATCGCTCGAGCCGATGTCTTATGTTTCACTTGTATTTTACTTTAAGGAGGGCAGAGATGTTCAAACAGTGTCGAGCTGTGATATCGTAAAACCGTTTCGCAAGTTGTTCGATGATATTGATAAAATGACCGTGGGTATGGGAATTATTGAACTGCTCAACAATGTAACTCTCGACCGTCACGAGAACATACAATTATTTACTCACGTGGTAAATAGTTTGAATTCCATCAATTCTGCAACCAAAAATGCGAAGAATTTGTTCTTTTATTTTGAATATCATCTTGCTCGGTTATTGGGCTTTGGACTTCAATTCGATCATTGTGTCCAATGCGATAAGATATTGAGTCATGTAGTAGACGGCAATCGATATCATTACAGCATCGACCGGGGAGGATTGATATGTTCAAAATGTTCCGGTATGACAGGTACTCAATTTGAAATATCATCGGAACTATTAAAAATCTTTCGCGAGATTTTCTCATCTAATAATATAGATTTGATTATCGAGACCGAGATTGCAAGTGTGAATGGTGAGATGATTCAGAATTTTTTATGGACTTATCTTCAATATCATCTGCCAAATCTTCATTCACTGAAGACTTTAACCGTCTTGGGTAAGATTGTTTAA
- the mtnA gene encoding S-methyl-5-thioribose-1-phosphate isomerase, producing the protein MMIRSIEWLGDSVKYIDQTKLPLDEVYIKTSDYRDIAGAIRKLEIRGAPLIGIAAAYGVALSAIESRKSEISQFVNEINKAVDLLASTRPTAVNLFWALKRMKAILNLNRDIEIVRRALIDEAITIHSEDIKMCKEIGEHGSTLIPDNATILTHCNTGALATGGDGTAQSVITTAHSQGKRINVFADETRPLLQGARLTVWELMKHGIDVKLITDNVAPYLMQRNKITLAITGADRIAVNGDVANKIGTYSIAVNAKHHGIPFYIAAPTSTIDVSIKSGSEISIEERNIEEVTLINGRRIVPNGVKVYSPAFDVTPASLVTAIITDRGLFYPPFDFSK; encoded by the coding sequence ATAATGATTAGATCGATTGAGTGGTTAGGTGATTCTGTAAAATATATAGACCAGACCAAACTGCCTTTGGATGAAGTTTACATCAAGACTTCTGATTACAGAGATATTGCCGGTGCTATCAGAAAACTTGAAATTCGCGGTGCACCATTAATCGGCATCGCCGCTGCATATGGTGTGGCACTTTCGGCGATCGAATCGAGAAAGAGCGAGATATCACAATTCGTAAATGAAATTAATAAAGCTGTCGATCTACTCGCCTCCACCAGACCCACTGCTGTAAATTTATTTTGGGCTTTGAAAAGAATGAAAGCAATTTTAAATTTGAACCGCGATATTGAAATTGTTCGAAGAGCTTTAATCGATGAAGCTATTACGATTCACTCTGAAGATATCAAGATGTGCAAAGAGATTGGAGAACACGGCTCAACTTTGATTCCCGATAACGCAACGATACTTACACACTGCAATACAGGCGCGCTCGCCACAGGTGGAGATGGAACGGCACAAAGCGTGATTACAACGGCTCATTCGCAGGGGAAACGGATCAATGTTTTTGCAGATGAAACACGTCCGTTGTTGCAGGGCGCAAGATTAACGGTATGGGAATTAATGAAGCATGGAATCGATGTAAAACTAATAACAGATAATGTAGCGCCTTATCTAATGCAAAGAAATAAAATCACGCTCGCAATCACGGGTGCCGATCGTATTGCCGTTAACGGGGATGTTGCAAACAAAATCGGAACTTACAGTATCGCGGTAAACGCGAAACATCATGGAATTCCATTTTACATCGCGGCACCTACTTCAACAATAGATGTTTCCATTAAATCAGGTTCCGAGATTTCAATTGAAGAAAGAAATATTGAAGAAGTGACATTAATTAACGGGAGAAGAATTGTGCCTAATGGTGTTAAAGTTTACTCACCTGCTTTCGATGTTACACCTGCTTCATTGGTAACCGCAATCATCACCGATCGTGGTTTGTTTTACCCACCATTTGATTTTAGTAAATGA
- a CDS encoding VOC family protein: protein MEKTIGWFEIPANDLTRSKQFYGSVFDIQFQDITLPNGLKMALFPAGDKTIGGALCEHHEFYKPGHEGVLVYMSANPDLQLILDRIIMHGGKILVAKTIITPEYGYMAVFEDTEGNRLALHSNH from the coding sequence ATGGAAAAAACAATCGGCTGGTTCGAAATACCGGCAAATGATCTCACACGGTCAAAACAATTTTATGGTTCGGTTTTCGATATCCAATTTCAGGATATTACACTGCCGAACGGGCTGAAGATGGCGTTATTCCCCGCTGGAGATAAAACAATTGGCGGTGCGCTTTGTGAGCATCACGAATTTTACAAACCGGGACACGAAGGAGTTTTGGTTTATATGAGCGCCAATCCCGATTTGCAACTGATACTCGACAGAATAATAATGCATGGCGGTAAGATATTAGTTGCAAAAACAATAATAACACCAGAATATGGGTATATGGCGGTCTTCGAAGATACCGAGGGAAACCGTTTAGCACTTCACTCAAATCACTAA
- a CDS encoding segregation/condensation protein A has translation MPYRINLPTFEGPLDLLLFFIKRDELDIYDIPISRITKEFLNYIQMLQELDLEVAGDFIVMAAELMQIKVRMLLPREPGEEEEADPRADLVKRLLEYKRYKEASAVLSVLEGESGKLFYRMGFHSDSKKVTLEDQEVSLKNVTMFNLIASFKRVLDNVPKKIYHDIELLNVTIDEQMSYIADVFRLREEISFFELVSHMTEKIRIIVTIIAMLEMVKNKIIGFKQTDLEDDFIIYKLRSDAI, from the coding sequence TTGCCATACCGTATAAATCTGCCGACATTTGAAGGCCCGCTCGATCTTCTGTTGTTCTTCATTAAACGTGACGAATTGGATATCTATGATATTCCGATCTCACGGATTACGAAGGAATTTCTGAATTATATACAGATGCTGCAGGAACTCGATTTAGAAGTTGCGGGAGATTTCATCGTGATGGCGGCAGAATTGATGCAAATAAAAGTTAGAATGCTTCTTCCAAGAGAACCGGGAGAGGAAGAAGAAGCTGATCCGCGTGCCGACCTTGTAAAACGACTCCTCGAATATAAAAGATACAAAGAAGCCAGCGCTGTGCTTTCGGTCCTTGAAGGTGAATCTGGAAAATTATTTTATAGGATGGGATTCCATTCCGATTCGAAAAAAGTAACACTCGAAGATCAAGAAGTCAGTTTGAAAAATGTGACCATGTTCAATCTTATCGCATCTTTCAAAAGGGTGTTGGATAATGTTCCGAAAAAAATATACCATGATATCGAACTGCTGAATGTGACAATCGATGAGCAGATGAGCTATATCGCTGATGTTTTCAGATTAAGGGAAGAGATATCGTTTTTCGAACTTGTTTCGCACATGACTGAAAAAATTCGTATAATAGTTACAATCATCGCGATGTTGGAGATGGTGAAAAATAAAATTATCGGATTTAAACAAACCGATCTTGAAGATGATTTCATAATTTACAAATTACGCTCGGATGCAATTTGA
- a CDS encoding BrxA/BrxB family bacilliredoxin translates to MITNDDLRAEIRKMGLKELRTTVEVEQTFNNHRGTMLVYINSACGCASGVAVPALEIAMKHNKLPNYFTTIFATTDREATAKARSYFATEPPSSPSFAILKDGKFAGIIHRSSIQHNTPENVARMLQEMFDKNCK, encoded by the coding sequence ATGATTACCAACGACGATTTAAGAGCAGAGATACGCAAAATGGGATTGAAAGAATTACGCACAACAGTAGAAGTTGAGCAGACATTCAACAATCACCGCGGGACTATGCTTGTTTACATAAACTCGGCATGCGGTTGTGCCTCAGGGGTTGCCGTTCCGGCCTTGGAAATAGCGATGAAGCATAACAAATTACCGAACTATTTCACAACAATTTTTGCAACCACAGATCGGGAAGCGACTGCAAAAGCAAGATCGTATTTTGCCACTGAACCTCCATCATCACCCTCATTTGCGATATTGAAGGATGGGAAATTCGCGGGCATTATACATCGTTCAAGCATTCAACATAACACACCTGAAAATGTTGCCCGCATGCTTCAAGAGATGTTTGATAAAAATTGTAAATAA
- a CDS encoding insulinase family protein codes for MKYLLNFFLIGLIVMIFLSTVSNAQDVDRTKRPEGKATPTVQLPDIQKEKLKNGLQVWLVERHNLPTVAFNLVFQAGSDHDPLNMTGLASMTADVIDEGTKTRDALKISDEIESIGASFNVGSSWDGSFMSLSCLSKYVDKGLDVFVDVLVNPVFPQKEFDRLQKQRLTSLLQQKDQAVMIANNAFSTILYGSNHPYGNNPSGTEVSVKAMTTSDLQKFYQTYYRPNNATLIIVGDVKMNNILPLLEKLFADWKPADIPTFSVPAPPTVEKRKIYLIDKPGAAQSEIRIGYPALPRSTPEFFQVQVMNRMLGGQFMSRINLNLREKHGFTYGARSSFNFQKGVGPFTASAGVHTAKTDSSVQEFLAEIKLMYDKGMTAEELEFVKKGLIGGFALSFETSSQIAGALQSIVLYGLPDDYFNKYLQNYENVTLQDVADVSKKYLDTSRMAVVVVGDVEKIKEGIKALNTGDVVFCDLDGKEIK; via the coding sequence ATGAAATATTTATTGAACTTTTTCTTGATTGGACTAATCGTCATGATATTTCTTTCAACAGTTTCGAATGCTCAGGATGTAGATCGCACCAAACGACCCGAAGGTAAAGCCACACCAACGGTTCAGCTTCCTGATATTCAAAAAGAAAAATTGAAAAACGGATTGCAGGTTTGGTTGGTTGAACGGCATAATTTACCAACGGTTGCGTTCAATCTTGTGTTTCAGGCAGGCTCCGATCATGACCCGCTGAATATGACAGGATTAGCTTCGATGACTGCCGATGTAATTGACGAAGGAACCAAGACTCGCGATGCATTGAAGATCTCGGATGAGATAGAATCTATCGGTGCTTCTTTCAATGTAGGATCGAGCTGGGATGGTTCATTTATGTCGTTAAGTTGTTTATCGAAATATGTCGATAAAGGACTTGATGTCTTTGTCGATGTTTTGGTGAATCCTGTTTTTCCGCAGAAGGAATTTGACCGGTTACAAAAACAACGACTTACATCATTGCTGCAGCAAAAAGATCAAGCTGTAATGATTGCCAACAACGCGTTTTCAACAATTCTTTACGGTTCAAATCATCCTTATGGAAATAATCCGTCGGGCACGGAAGTATCTGTGAAAGCAATGACAACAAGCGATCTGCAGAAATTTTATCAAACATATTACCGTCCAAATAATGCAACCCTCATTATTGTCGGCGATGTTAAGATGAATAATATTCTCCCTCTGCTGGAGAAATTGTTCGCCGACTGGAAACCTGCAGACATTCCAACATTTTCTGTCCCGGCTCCTCCAACGGTTGAGAAAAGAAAAATTTATCTTATCGATAAACCAGGCGCGGCGCAATCCGAAATTCGCATCGGTTATCCTGCCTTGCCAAGGAGCACACCGGAATTTTTCCAGGTGCAAGTGATGAACCGAATGTTGGGCGGGCAATTCATGAGTCGAATAAATTTGAATCTTCGCGAGAAACACGGATTCACTTACGGCGCGCGTTCGTCGTTCAATTTTCAAAAAGGTGTCGGACCATTCACTGCCTCTGCAGGAGTTCACACCGCAAAGACCGACAGCTCGGTGCAGGAATTTCTTGCAGAAATTAAATTAATGTACGATAAAGGTATGACTGCTGAGGAATTGGAATTCGTGAAGAAAGGATTGATCGGTGGTTTTGCTCTCTCTTTTGAAACATCATCCCAAATCGCCGGCGCTCTACAAAGTATTGTGCTGTACGGATTACCTGATGATTATTTCAATAAATATCTTCAAAACTATGAGAATGTGACTCTTCAAGATGTCGCAGATGTTTCAAAAAAATACCTCGACACTTCACGAATGGCAGTGGTGGTTGTTGGGGATGTAGAAAAAATTAAAGAAGGAATAAAAGCTTTAAATACGGGCGATGTTGTTTTCTGTGATTTAGACGGGAAAGAAATCAAATAA